AAACCCTAAGAACGAAAACGGATGCCAAGGTCTGGGCCCAGGATGTCGAAACCCAGATCAAGCTCGGGACTTGGAAAGATCCTCGCCTTGAAGAGCGCATGACTTCCGGGCGATGGGAAGACCGTCCCTTGCGCGATACAATTGAACGATACCGAAAGGCCGTCACGCCCATCATGAAGGGCGCCAAACAGGAAACAAGCCTTTTAAAACGATGGGAACGGCATCCTCTGGCTCAACGGTCCATTAGGACGATTACCCGCTCTGATATCGCGGCCTACAGGGATGAGCGAATTGAGCTCGGTAAGGCTCCTCAAACGGTCCGAAACGAGGTGAACAAGCTCTCCGCCGTCTTTCAGTACGCGAAGTACGATTGGGGATATGAGCTGGGTAATCCTGTAAGGGAACTCACACAGAGGAAGGGAGCTCTTCCCAAGGCTCGGAAAGGTCGGGACCGCAGATTGGTCGGTGATGAACAACAGCGCTTAGAGGCTGCGTTGATCGCGGGTGACGATGGCGAAAACATGCTCGCCTTATGGCGGTTGTTGCTGGATACCGGAATGCGCCTTTCAGAAGTCTTGAGTCTCGATGCCGGATGCGTCCGTGATGGTGACCGCTCATTGGTCTTGACCGAGACTAAGAATGGCGATGACCGTGAAGTTCTGGTGTCAGATCAGGCATGGGCAAATTTGTTGGAACATGTTGCCGGATTGGACGATGCTGAGCCCCTAATTGATCTTCATGTCGATGCTGTTGAATATCGATGGCGGATTGCGCGTGGTGCCGCAAACGTAACAAATTTCAAGCTGCATGACCTCCGGCACGAAGCGCTGAGTCGCATGGCGGCCCGTGATGTCGACTTAAAGACAATGATGCTTCAATCGGGACACAGAACTGCTTCGAGCCTCTTAAGGTATCTGAATCCGACGACGGAAGAGCGAAGGCGGAAGCTGTTCGGTGAGTCCTCAAAAGCTGTTGCGTAACCGTCAAGAAGGCTAGTTTTCCAGAACGTTTAGTATGGGCGTGATCCAGATTTTTACTTTGGCTTGGGCCATCAAAAGAGCGTAAGCCTCAACCTGGCAAAAGCCCGTCAGCTTCAGACATTAGGGGCGCACCACCTGAGCGGCCGTTGTTTCATGTATCTGTTTTTTTAACCTCCGGCATTGCTGGAGCTGGTGTCGTCGGAGCTGGTGGAGTTACCGCTGCTTGCGGTGGTGTGGCAGCTATTGCTGCTGGCTGCGCTAATGTTGGTACTGGTGCTGGTGCTGGTACAAACTGGGGCATGATCATTGCTTGTGCCGGAGCCGCGACAGGTGTTTCTTCAAGATCAAGCGCCCCTATTTCATAATATCGATCCAAGTAAGCGTTATAATGTTTGTCGGAAAATCCGTCGGTGCCTGCTTCCTCATGAAACTTTATTACGAGATACGGATTCCAAATCTGGACATAATGAATTTCACCAGCCGTACCTGATTGGATCGAGATAAAACCAAGCGCTTCCAGCTTCCGGAGCCGCTGCTTCCATGTTGAAATACCGCGTTCACCAGAAAATCCTGATGCAAAAGATACATCGCTGTGTTTGCTGACGTTCACGAATCCCCGCTCGTTACAACGACACCAAAGCTCCAGATATGTGCTTGTTACTGGCTTGCCTTTTCCTGCCATTAGGTCTGCCATAGCCCCAATTAGGGGTATGGTGCGCGGCATGCTGGTGTACCCTTTGGTTCGGGCTTTGTCTTTTACGTCCCAGTACTTTTTTCCATCCTGTTCAGGAAAAAGTTTGGCTTGCATAGCTGACTGTTTGTCATTGCTACGTTGTACGGCGGTTCTTCTCTTTGAGGACATTTTCCTGCTTTCTTGGCTGTGGTGGTGCAGCGGGTTTGGACGCCGCTGCATTTTGACATATGCAATCCGAGCGGATGGGGGGTGGAAGCCCATCATCAAGCTACATTCAGTGGGTGAGGCAGGTTTGGACCCTGCCACGTACTGTCAAATGCGACTTGAGTGAATAGGGGTGGATGCCTATCGTCAGGTCGCAATATGAAGATATTTAGAAAGTTGTTTAAAATCAATAACTTAGTGATTTACAATTGGAATTTGAAACGGTGTTTATTGTGTATTCACTTATAAACTCGTGCACATATGTCGTCAATTCACCGACTTTGTGTAGTCATATAAATTTTGGCGGGCCGAGAAAAATAATGAAAACAGACGCTTGCAGGGTTGGAGTGGTGTTCGCCTGTGATCATGTGATCGCTGTGCTCCACTGTGCTCTAAGGTGCTCCCAAGGGTCGAGGGAGGTGAGGGGTACAGTTTCAGAAAAACAAGTTGGTCGCTTAATAAGGCGGTTCGTGCGCCCAGCGAATGATCTCTGACGGAGCGGGTGATTGATGCGCTGATGGCCGTCCATGCTCGTTCCCGGGCATGACCTTCAGGGCTTGCCCGCAGGCCGTGAGGCCGAACGAGACGGCCAGAAGCGGGTCAAGGAGGATGACAGGCTCCCGCACGATCGATGGACAAATCCTTGGCCGTAGGCCGAAGAAGGATCTGTCCGTCGACTTGTCCTGACGCTCAGCGGCAGGATCGTCGGGACATCGTCCGGATCATCCCAGCGGCTCCCATGCACTGAATCATTCTCAATGTCCTTGCAACCTAATTCTGTGTTCCGGAACAAAATCCTGCTCATGGCGGCGATTGGCTCCCGGATTGAAATGACCCAGTTGAGCCCGGAGGGGTCTTACTTGGGTCGGTTGGATTATCTGAAAGATGATCCAACCTTCTTTGTCTTTTCACCCTATCTTCCCATTCCTCCATCATCTCCTGTGCTGTTTCGATGTCGGTGATGACCCATTCCTTCTCCGTTCTGAGCACCTGCTCTCCCGTCAGGTCGAAACCTGCAAAGGATCCGTCGGGACGTTTCAGGAATTGAATCCCTGAACGTCTGAGGGCCTTTCTTATCGCTGCGGCATTGCCTTCATGTCCTGACGAAACATCCTCAAGCCCAAACCCCAGAAGCTCTGCTACGCCTTTAAGCGATGTTGCATTCCGGAACTGATCACCTGTCAGCACGCATCGAGGAACAGGCGCGACCGCGCCGATGGTCACTGCTCGGCGCTCACCGTATTCTGACTCCCGAATATCCCGGAGCGGCATCGGCGGGAGTTCAACGTCAAGACACCGGGTCGTATGGCGAATGCCGTGCTTTCCCAATTGATGAATCCTTCCAGCAAATTCATCAGTGGTGTGGTCTGGAGTGAGAGCCGCAGTCTCTTCCTTCAGCCACTCCAACTCTTCCGGAGCAAGATCACGATCCGGCCAAAGACCCATAGCAATGCCTGCGTGCCACGCTCGATGGGCGGCTTTCGAGGACTCGGCTTTAATGAGATCCCGCTGGTGCACATGATCCTCACCTTCAAGGGTGTCCTGATGGCGGCGTAGCTCCGCGATCGTGTCGATGCTTTCCTGCACTTCCCGCATCATGCTGATGGCGAGGCGCATGCGCGTTTGTTCCGGATCTGTCTTCCCGTCGCTCCGGGCAGCTTTTGACCACAGCGTGTCCCACAGGATTGAAGGAGAGCGTCCCGTATCGAATCCCACCCAGGTATGCGTGCGGACGCGGCGCGAGGATGCCCATGCCGCATGCCGCAGGAATTCATCGCCGTTTTCATTGGTGAGATCCGGGTCGACATGACGGCTCGCGTAACGCGCCATGTACTTCGCAATCGACGCGGCTGTTTCTTCCTGACCGTTTTTCCCTTTTGGCGGTGCATACGCCGGATCACTGTCACCGACGACATACGCGCGGCATCCCGGGTCACTCTGGCGCGCTTCAGCTTGCCGCGAATCCCTGCCTGTCGATGCGAATTTATCCCAAAAGGCGTCGCACACAGAGCGGGCGTCTTCGCGTGTCGGACAGGCCAGTAGGAGATGCCTATGAGGAGTTCCGGATTGTTGTGACTGGGCGTTCCACCAACCTATCGGCCTTACCCCGCGTTCCCGAAGGAGACACATGGTTTCGTGGTGCATGTCCTGAATCGCCCTCAGGGCTTCCTCGGGGCCAAGTTCCGGATCCCACTCGTCCTTCCGGGAGGACTCGTTTGTTGCATTGGGTACGAAACGCCCGGGAAGCGTGATGGTTATCCAGCATAGGTGCCATTTAAGCCCTTCAATCCTTGCCAGTATGGCGTCCATGAGGAGCCGCCGTTTCGCGGCATCTCTTTCCTTCTTCCGGGCATTCAGCTCTTTCATGGGGATCTGGACCGACGGGTCGTCAACGCAGACCAGTCGAAGTCCTTCAAGGATTTCCTCCGTCGTTCGAAGCTGGGTTTTGTAGGATTCAAGGGAATAGTCAGAAACGTAGAGCGGGCGCTCCGGAACGTTAGGCCCACCAACTGCGCCAACCGCAGCTTCAACGTACAGCAGCGCGCGCCGTTGCCTTTTCCGAAGGCAGCGTCGCCACCATTTCTCGCAACGTCTTTTGCGGTGATACGGCGCCTGATTGATCGGTTCTCCGTTTTCATCCCGTGCGGGAAAATCCCGGAAGTACCGCTTGGCTCGGGTTGAAGCTGAAGCCGCCAGGGCGCCCGGATCGAGGCCGATAAGTCCCAGATCATCAATACCGACGTATTCCCGAATGGCGTTCTCGCGCTCACGCAGCCGCGCAGGGTGCATTCGATCAAGATAGATCCGGAGTTCTTCAGGGATACGGGAACGGACATCCTGATGTTCAGCTTCGAGGGCCGCAATTTCCTCTCGGAGGATCTCTTCTTTGGTTTTCGGTGAAGGATCCGACGATCGGATGTGCTCGTTGAGGTCGTCGGCGAGCCGCTTTCCCCGAAGGTCCTCCGGAATGTTGATTTCATCCCAAACCCGTTCCCGTGCGTCTCGGGTCCCGAGAAACGGAAGGTCGTCCAGCAATTGCTGGCAAGACGGCGGGCGGCACCAGACGAACCGTTCCGGGAATTCGCCCGCGGAGATTGCCTCAGCGTCGGAAACGTTGTGTTCCAACCACTCGTCAACATTTTTGGGTCTGGAAATTCGTAGAGGGGGGCTTTGCCGGAAATCCGAAGGATCCGGCCGATGCACTACCTGTGCCTTTGTTTCCGCCCGAACCCGGACGTCGTTGGAGTGGTCATTTCAAGCCCTCAGTCATGTGCCCAATAATAGGCATAGACTAAGGCTTGCTCGTCGGCGTGCATGTGTCAAACCGCCGACAGAATTCCCGAAGGGCCCTCGGAGAGCCGATGCTATGAAGGGGACCGTAATAGCTTTAGTCGGTCACTAAACCTTCCTTCACAGCGGTCGCGGCAATTATTTCCGTCGGCGAGTTGCGCCGGCGACTCCTGTCACGAACAATTTCATTACGATGGGATATCAATTCATCCATTTGGAGGCTTACTCCCGGAAAGCGGATTCCAAAGGCCGCTCCGTCGACTGGGTACTCGCGGAAGCGCGCCGCGACCCGGAAGCGTCACTTCATGTCGATACCCCCGCGCCTCCTGAACTGCTTCACGGCGTGAGCCTCGATGAATTGGCGGAGCTTCATGACGAACTGGCGGACGTTGCAATGACAACCCTGAAGAATGGACGTGTGCGAAAGATACGGAAAGACCAGAAGAGCCTTCTGACCATCGTGGCGTCTTATCCGACCCCTCTTCAAGAACTGGACGGAAACCAGACAGAACGTGAATCCCTGGAACGTTGGGAAAAGCGAACTGTCGATTGGCTCAGCTCCCTGTATGGCGATGACCTGATCACCGTGATCCGGCATACAGACGAGCGATTTCCCCATCTCCACGCCTACATCCTTCCCAAATCCGATCCGGAACTACGCGCGCTCCGGATGCATCCAGGTTACGAAGCCAAACGCAAGGTGATGGAATCGAAGACTGACCTAGACGAAAAGAAAGCACTTAATCAGCAGGGAGATCGTGCCTATTGCGAATCCATGCGTGCTTGGCAGGATTCGTATCACAAGGCCGTCGGGGTGCGATCCGGGCTCACGCGACTGGGACCAAAACGGCGGCGCCTCACTCGGGAAGCATGGCATGCTGAACAGGTGCAAGCGGGGGCGCTCCGGAACGCTCGAGAGAAGGCCGATAAGTTTATCCGGAACACCAAGGCCAAAGGCAGTGCGTACGTTGACAAGACGAAAACCGAGGCCGCCACGATCCGGAAGAGTGCAGAGATCCGGGCGTCGGAAGCTAAGGCAGCTCAAGCCCGGGCAATTCACCTTGAAAGACAGGCGCAGGGGGTCCTTGAACGCGCCAAGCTGGAAGCGGCCCGAATCCTTTCCAGGGTCGCACCGTATCGAAAATGCGGGGCGCTCCTCCGATCTATCTGGGACGGCTTGAATTCCTCGAAAATCCGGAAGAAGGCCCGATCGGAATTCGCTCAACAGGTCGATACGCTGTCCAAGCAAGTATCGGATGAACGGGCGTCACGCCGTCACGCCGAACGCCGCGCAGCGGAACTCGCAGACATGGTGGAGAATTCCGGACTGGTTCAGGCCGCCACGTCTCGGGAGGTCTCGCGTCTCAAGCGTCGCCTGGAGATCGAAATTGGGCCAAAAACCAAAAAGTTGACGCCTAAAAGTCCACGTACAGAGCCTTCCGGAGGTGTCCATGGGTACTAGGTTACGGAAAAACAGTTTGAATTTCGAAGTGTTCCGGAAACAGCGCCGACCCCGCACCTGTGCCGACAGATGGCGCCACCATGCTCTCGCCAATTTCCGGCAGCGTCGCCAAGCGGAGAAACGCCGGAGGCTCCTGTGGCTTATCGTTTTGGTCGCAGGATTTTTGTCCGGAACCAGATCACCAGCAATCACACCGAGGAGGAGTATCAATGATGAATATCGAAACCCAGCGCCCAATGAAACTGTTAATCAGAGATGTCCTGAGAGCCCGCCATGGGCGAAAGGATTTCGTGGAGCACCCATCTGTGACAGAGATTTACAGAAGGTTGCCAGAAGACTTGCTGGAGTGGTTCGAGAGAATCGTGATTATCGAACGCGACCCGCTGACCATCCATTGCAGTCCGATCGAAAAGTCAGACCGGGGGTACTTTGAGATTTGGAGGTATATGAGGGACAAATCTGAAGCAGATTTTCATCCGCCGGAAAGCAGCTCTGATGACGGTTCTAGTAAAACCAGCGTAACCGACGGAGAAGATCGTGTACGCTTCGGTCGATAACAATTTCGCACTTGATATATTGTGCACCAACAAGTTCGGACGCTGGCATGTCATCGAAATCAATCGCAGACTTGGAGTTACCGCGTGATTATGGTGAGCCAGTGGTGCGATCTATCCCGAATGACCAATGCAAGGGAGAATTTCCGGACACGCGAATTTCGGTTGAAATGATAGATGAGGATGATCCGAGACTGAAGCAGGTTGGTTGGATTGGCGCTCATGTTCGTGCATCGGTGCCGTGGCCAACGAAACCGCATTTGGTTGAGTTTCGTGGTTATCAGTTGTTTTTGTTGCCCCAGAAAGAGGATCTTCTCCCGGCGATATTTGTAAGAGATTTGGTGAATGATAACGGTCAGCCCAGGGCTGTTATTCTCCGGTTCTTAAGCATATGGAGCTGGATTGAAGGGTACGGAATTAGCATTGAAACTTGGACGGGAGGGTCACACCCCTTTCGAGCTAAGGGGCGTGGCGGAAACGTGATTTCCGATTTTCCTTTGAAGTTTTCATTTTGGCCAAAAAATTTGTCTCGCGAAGCAGAAATTGCCGTTGCTCTTTACCGCGAAGCAAAGAGCTTGGATTACACGCCTTACAGTCTTTTAAGTTACCTTAAAATTATCAACCTTCTTGAAAAAGGTAACAACGGACAGCGAAAAGTAATTGAGAAATACCTTCCAGAAATTTCTGAAAGGAGGGCTGTGGAGCGCCTTGATGAGCTGGGTACAAACCCGGATGGGCGCACATTGCCCGACTACATCTTACAAGCATGCAGGCACGCAATTGCTCATGCGAACTTGGAGAAAGGTTACGTTTTCGATCCTGATGACCCTGATGACATCCGCCGTCTTTCCAACGATGAACCAATAATCGCAGAACTCGCAAGTCTCGTAATTAGGCGCGAGTTCGGCGTTCCATCAAGAAGTGACAATTGGGAGTCAAAAACGCACTACATCTCCGGGATAATCTGGTGGATCGGAAATACAACTTATCAAGAGGTTCTTCGCTCAGGTTGCGTCGGGCGACGCTCGTTGCATTTACCGGATACCGTGGATCTTGTGGTTGAGAGTAAACCCCTCAAAAATTCGCTGACCGGACTAAAGATGAGAGTGGAATCTGTGTCCGATGGAGTGGCGACATTGGGTTTGTCGTCCGAAGATGGACTGTTGTATCTGAAGGCAGCGATCGATTTTAACACTGGTCGGCTAGTGTTTGAGCCGATGTTGGAACACCGAAATTTGGATGACGGATCAGTTCTGGCCGCTGAGCGTGCTGCTGATTTAAACGAGTTCCGGGCAGAAGTGGTTTTGAACGGGGTTTGTCAATTGTGGGATACAGAAAACTCAGCACTTCTTGCAGAGGCCGATGCATATCTGCCAACCAATTTTTTCTTTAATCCAGAGGGGCATCGCCGGACTGTTGATCAAATCCAAGCAGTCATTGATGAACGGCGGAATAACTCGGCTGACTAAAGCTGTGTTTCACGACAACTCCCGAAGAAGCGAGTTCGGTAAATTATGGTCTCGTGCAACACGTCGCGTGTTGTTTCCATGTTGCTTTTTGAAAAGGTGTTGCGCGATAAAGTTGTAAAGTGTTGACAATATCGCTTCAAAAATAGAGCAATACAATCATAAGGTTATGGCGGAGAGAGGGGGATTCGAACCCCCGGAACGCTTGCGCGCTCAACGGTTTTCGAGACCGCCCCGTTCAACCACTCCGGCACCTCTCCGCGGTACTTGCGACAAACGGGTCTCAAGTGGCGCGGAACATAGACAAGCTCCTTTTTATCCGCAAGACCCGATTTGCATTCTTTGAACAGGCCTGTCGGGTGGACGGCGCTCCGGGTGAAATCGGCTCCTCCGGGCCGGGTGCCCGGCAGAGCCGGTCCGGGCCCGGTTCACACAGGCGGGGCGAATGCTTCGATGGGCCGCGGCAGGGAAGGCGCGGACTGCGACGCGATGCATATTTCCGTTTGACTCCGCGAGCCGGGGAGTTATATTGCGCGGGCTCGAAAAGGTTCAGCTTTTTCGGGTTTTCTTTGTCGATCAAGGCCTGGCGGGCTTTTCGCTTCACGCAACCCGACACAAAGATCTGCCCGACGGATGGCAATCCGCTGGGGCAGGCGCCTGAGTTCGACCTGAAAGCAACCGGTGCTTCATGAGCCACAAGGCCGCGCCGGTGTCAAAAACGAAAAGAAGGACGTGCGCGACATGTTCGCTGTAATCAAAACCGGTGGCAAACAGTATACTGTTGCCGCAGACGACCTCCTGAAGGTCGAAAAACTCGACGCCGAAGCCGGCAGCACCGTCACGTTCGACGAAGTGCTCATGGTTGGCAACGGCACGGACACGACTGTTGGCGCTCCGACCGTGGACGGTGCCAGTGTGGTTGCGGAAGTGGTCGACCAGGGCCGTGGCCGCAAGATCATCGTATTCAAGAAGCGCCGGCGCCAGAATTCCCGCCGCCGCAACGGCCACCGTCAGTCCTTCACCCTCGTCAAGGTGACCGACATCCTGACCGGTGGCGCAAAACCGGCCAAGAAGGCTGCGCCGAAAAAGGCAGCGCCGAAGGCCGAGCCGGAAGCCGAAGCCGAAGCAGCGCCTGCTGCTGAAGCGGCTCCGAAAACCGAGGAAGCTCCGAAGGCTGCCGCGGCAAAGGAAACCAAGAAGGAAGACGCAGCTGTCGAGCCGCTCTTCACCGCACCGGACGGCAAGGACGATCTGAAGAAGATCTCCGGCGTCGGCCCGGTTCTCGAGAAGAAGCTGAACGCTCTGGGCATCACCACCTACGAGCAGATCGTCAACTTCTCTGCGGACGACATCGCCCGCGTTGATGAGGTCCTGAATTTCAAGGGCCGTATCGAGCGCGACAACTGGGTTGAACAGGCCAAGGAACTGGCAGGCAAGTAAGCCGCCGTTTCACGACTGTTGATTTGAGAATTCGAAGAACGAGGAGTTCTAACGATGGCACATAAGAAGGCAGGCGGATCGTCCCGCAACGGCCGCGACTCAGCTGGCCGCCGTCTCGGCATCAAGAAGTATGGCGGGGAATCTGTGATTCCGGGCAACATCATTGCGCGTCAGCGCGGCACAACGTGGCACCCGGGCACCGGCGTGGGCATGGGCAAGGATCACACCATTTTCGCGACCGTTGAAGGCAAGGTTCAGTTTAAGGCGGCCGCCAACAAACGAACACTTATCAATGTGGTCCCAGTGGCGGAAGCTGCGGAGTAAAGCCGACGTGAAGTTTCGAAACGCCGGCGTCCCTTAAGACCCCGGCAAATCGAGACAGGTCAGCAACCAGAGACCAGTCGAAGATCCAAGGGGGAGATGGGGCGCCATCTCTCCCTTGATTTGTTTGTGCTGGAGGAAATGATGGTTGTTGAAAGTGATGGATTGTTAGACGAGAGCAGTCTGGTTGCGGCCCCGTTGCCGCAGGAAGCGGTTCATGTGCGGCTCGACATGCCGCGCAAGGACGATCTGGCCGATCTGGTGTTTCTGGCCAACAACAAGACTGTGGCGGCGAACCTCGCCATGATGCCTCACCCTTTCACCATGGACAACGGCCGCGCGCTGATTGCCCGGGCGGCGCAGGTGAGGAAGAACACCGGCCTTTTTGCCATCCGGTTGAAAAGCACCGGCCGTCTGATCGGAGTCGCGAAATATGCGGCGCTGGAAGAGGACGGGACCGTTCATGTCGGTTACTGGCTGGGCGAACCTTTCTGGGGACGGGGCTACGCGACCGAAGCGGTGCATGCGCTGGTCGACCATGCCTTTACCCACCATGACATGGACGAGCTTCAGGGCTCCTGCCGGGTCACCAATCCCGCTTCGCGCAGGGTGCTGGTGAAATCCGGGTTCCAGTACCGGGATCAGGCGATGATCCGGTCCATCGGCGCGGGCGGGTCCGTGCCGATCGAAAGATACGTTTTGGACAGAACCGTTTGGAAGTCTTTGAAAGGATGGGGGCAGGGACAATGACCGGATTGCAGGACCTGAGAACGCGACGATTGATCTTGCGGTCGATCGCCATGGCGGACGCCGAGGCGATGATCGAACTGGGCGGCAAGGATTTCGAGGTCGCGCGCTGGATGACCTCCTTCGCCTGGCCCTACGAGGAAGGCTCGGCTGAAGCGTTCCTGAAGACGGTCGTTGGCAAGGACCCAATGGAAACGGAAGCGGTATTCGCGATCACGCTGGGCGGCGTCTTCATCGGTATCGCGGCAGTTGAAGCGCCCGGCGACCTTGAGAACCTCGCCGATCATCCGACCCTCGGCTACTGGATCGGCCGGCCGTTTCAGGGCCACGGCTATGCGAGCGAGGCGGTTGAAGCGGTCATCGAATGGGCCTTCGCAGCCTATGGAACCGAGGCTCTCGCCGCGCGTGCATACGAGGAAAACTTCCGCTCCCGCGGATTGCTGCGCAAATTCGGTTTCAAGCCCTACAGCATGACCGAGCGCTTCTCCCGGGCGCTTGACCGCAAGGTCTCCAACGTTGTCGT
This region of uncultured Roseibium sp. genomic DNA includes:
- a CDS encoding site-specific integrase, with translation MASYRKHKGRWTATVRISPDFAGPVAKKSISETLRTKTDAKVWAQDVETQIKLGTWKDPRLEERMTSGRWEDRPLRDTIERYRKAVTPIMKGAKQETSLLKRWERHPLAQRSIRTITRSDIAAYRDERIELGKAPQTVRNEVNKLSAVFQYAKYDWGYELGNPVRELTQRKGALPKARKGRDRRLVGDEQQRLEAALIAGDDGENMLALWRLLLDTGMRLSEVLSLDAGCVRDGDRSLVLTETKNGDDREVLVSDQAWANLLEHVAGLDDAEPLIDLHVDAVEYRWRIARGAANVTNFKLHDLRHEALSRMAARDVDLKTMMLQSGHRTASSLLRYLNPTTEERRRKLFGESSKAVA
- the mauJ gene encoding methylamine utilization protein MauJ — its product is MSSKSIADLELPRDYGEPVVRSIPNDQCKGEFPDTRISVEMIDEDDPRLKQVGWIGAHVRASVPWPTKPHLVEFRGYQLFLLPQKEDLLPAIFVRDLVNDNGQPRAVILRFLSIWSWIEGYGISIETWTGGSHPFRAKGRGGNVISDFPLKFSFWPKNLSREAEIAVALYREAKSLDYTPYSLLSYLKIINLLEKGNNGQRKVIEKYLPEISERRAVERLDELGTNPDGRTLPDYILQACRHAIAHANLEKGYVFDPDDPDDIRRLSNDEPIIAELASLVIRREFGVPSRSDNWESKTHYISGIIWWIGNTTYQEVLRSGCVGRRSLHLPDTVDLVVESKPLKNSLTGLKMRVESVSDGVATLGLSSEDGLLYLKAAIDFNTGRLVFEPMLEHRNLDDGSVLAAERAADLNEFRAEVVLNGVCQLWDTENSALLAEADAYLPTNFFFNPEGHRRTVDQIQAVIDERRNNSAD
- a CDS encoding 50S ribosomal protein L21, whose protein sequence is MFAVIKTGGKQYTVAADDLLKVEKLDAEAGSTVTFDEVLMVGNGTDTTVGAPTVDGASVVAEVVDQGRGRKIIVFKKRRRQNSRRRNGHRQSFTLVKVTDILTGGAKPAKKAAPKKAAPKAEPEAEAEAAPAAEAAPKTEEAPKAAAAKETKKEDAAVEPLFTAPDGKDDLKKISGVGPVLEKKLNALGITTYEQIVNFSADDIARVDEVLNFKGRIERDNWVEQAKELAGK
- the rpmA gene encoding 50S ribosomal protein L27 — protein: MAHKKAGGSSRNGRDSAGRRLGIKKYGGESVIPGNIIARQRGTTWHPGTGVGMGKDHTIFATVEGKVQFKAAANKRTLINVVPVAEAAE
- a CDS encoding GNAT family N-acetyltransferase, coding for MVVESDGLLDESSLVAAPLPQEAVHVRLDMPRKDDLADLVFLANNKTVAANLAMMPHPFTMDNGRALIARAAQVRKNTGLFAIRLKSTGRLIGVAKYAALEEDGTVHVGYWLGEPFWGRGYATEAVHALVDHAFTHHDMDELQGSCRVTNPASRRVLVKSGFQYRDQAMIRSIGAGGSVPIERYVLDRTVWKSLKGWGQGQ
- a CDS encoding GNAT family N-acetyltransferase, with protein sequence MTGLQDLRTRRLILRSIAMADAEAMIELGGKDFEVARWMTSFAWPYEEGSAEAFLKTVVGKDPMETEAVFAITLGGVFIGIAAVEAPGDLENLADHPTLGYWIGRPFQGHGYASEAVEAVIEWAFAAYGTEALAARAYEENFRSRGLLRKFGFKPYSMTERFSRALDRKVSNVVVRLARSDFEARKAAA